The Accipiter gentilis chromosome 34, bAccGen1.1, whole genome shotgun sequence genome has a segment encoding these proteins:
- the WDR91 gene encoding WD repeat-containing protein 91 isoform X4, with product MAAAAERTDELVREYLLFRGFTAALKQLDAEIKADREKGFRVDKIVDQLQQFVQSYDLAALRDYWSYLDRRLFSRLEDVYRPTVNKLKTSLFRYYLVHTVQLFALQAESSRMKKEELEVEQEVVHHKLPAYVANMDRLGDSELDMTCSQRSTTHSLQTRGGFLSSFLSQSKKGPSRPPHPSGASPTQTGSMLLGKKEPTNHQSAKGKEGTVSCKDGKSHFSGLVAGESSSLQQRQKRLQEHGKERKELLSKGTFQGQSAEKKTDISTAETELCSELHAEQTETSTKMPVSSAEAVGVRQEQPFIVLSQEEYGEHHSSIMYCRVDCSGRRVASLDVDGVIKVWSFNPIMQTTASSISKSPLLSLEWATKRDRLNHCTPHSHFFHLLLAGFKLLLGSGVGTVRLYDTEAKKNLCEISIDEDMPRILSLACSPSGASFVCSAAAQSPISHMGFSAVSSGGKSMNQVPGKLLLWDTKTMKQQLQFSLEPEPIAINCTAFNHNGNLLVTGAADGIVRLFDMQQHECAMSWKAHDGEVYSVEFSYDENTVYTIGEDGKFIQWNIHKSGLKVSEYDLPSEATGPFVLSGYSGYKQVQFPRGRLFAFDSEGNYMLTCSSTGGVIFKLNGEEKVLESCLSLGGHRAPVVTVDWSTAMDCGTCLTASMDGKIKLTTLLAQKS from the exons atggcggcggcggcggagcggacGGACGAGCTGGTGCGGGAGTATCTGCTCTTCCGCGGCTTCACCGCCGCCCTGAAGCAGCTGGACGCGGAGATCAAGGCGGACCGGGAGAAGGGTTTCCGG GTAGATAAGATAGTGGACCAGCTGCAGCAGTTTGTTCAGAGCTATGATCTGGCAGCCCTTCGGGATTACTGGAGTTATCTTGACCGACGCCTTTTCAGCCGTTTGGAAGATGTGTACCGGCCAACAGTGAACAAGCTGAAAACCAGCTTATTCCGATACTACCTTGTCCATACTGTTCAG CTGTTTGCTTTGCAGGCTGAATCCTCCCGCATGAAGAAAGAGGAACTGGAGGTGGAACAAGAAGTTGTGCATCACAAGTTGCCTGCATACGTGGCCAACATGGATCGACTGGGGGACTCTGAGCT tgataTGACCTGCAGCCAGAGGAGTACTACGCATTCTCTTCAGACCCGGGGAGGCtttctgtcctcttttctttctcaaagtaAAAAGGGCCCTTCCAGACCACCCCATCCAAGTGGGGCGTCTCCAACGCAGACTGGCAGTATGCTGCTAGGGAAGAAAGAACCAACAAATCACCAG AGTgccaaaggaaaagaaggaacagtGAGCTGTAAGGACGGGAAGAGCCACTTCAGTGGGTTAGTAGCAGGCGAGTCAAGTTCCCTGCAGCAGCGGCAGAAGCGCTTGCAAGAgcatgggaaggaaaggaaggaactgCTGTCAAAAGGGACCTTTCAG GGCCAAAGTGCTGAGAAGAAAACAGATATTAGCACAGCTGAGACAGAGCTGTGCTCAGAGCTGCATGCTGAGCAAACAGAGACTTCAACCAAAATGCCTGTCAGCAGTGCAGAGGCTGTGGGGGTCCGGCAGGAGCAGCCTTTCATCGTCCTGAGCCAAGAGGAGTATGGGGAGCACCATTCATCCATCATGTACTGCAG GGTTGATTGTTCTGGACGGAGGGTGGCCAGCTTGGATGTGGACGGGGTCATCAAAGTCTGGTCTTTTAACCCCATAATGCAAACTACAGCTTCATCCATTTCCAAATCTCCGTTGCTGTCTCTGGAATGGGCGACCAAGCGTGATCGGCTG AATCATTGTACTCCTCACTCACACTTCTTCCATCTCCTCCTTGCTGGTTTCAAGCTATTGCTTGGCAGTGGGGTTGGGACGGTTCGTCTTTATGACACAGAAGCGAAGAAGAATCTCTGTGAAATCAGCATTGATGAAGACATGCCCAG GATCCTCTCGCTTGCCTGCAGCCCAAGTGGTGCCTCCTTTGTCTGTTCTGCGGCAGCCCAAAGCCCCATCTCCCACATGGGCTTCTCAGCAGTCAGCTCTGGGGGCAAAAGCATGAACCAAGTTCCTGGGAagctgctgctgtgggacacTAAAACAATGAAGCAGCAG CTGCAGTTCTCCCTGGAGCCTGAGCCCATTGCTATTAACTGCACAGCCTTCAACCACAACGGCAACCTGCTGGTCACTGGGGCTGCAGACGGGATTGTTCGTCTCTTTG ATATGCAGCAGCACGAGTGCGCCATGAGCTGGAAGGCACACGATGGGGAAGTCTACTCCGTTGAGTTCAGCTATGATGAGAACACAGTCTACACCATAGGAGAGGATGGCAAG TTTATTCAGTGGAATATTCACAAAAGTGGCTTGAAGGTGTCTGAGTACGATCTTCCCAGCGAAGCTACAGGTCCTTTTGTTCTGTCCGGGTACAGTGGCTACAAGCAAGTCCAATTCCCGCGAGGAAGGCTTTTTGCTTTTGACTCTGAGGGCAACTATATGTTGACGTGTTCTTCTACTGGGGGAGTCATTTTTAAG
- the WDR91 gene encoding WD repeat-containing protein 91 isoform X1, with amino-acid sequence MAAAAERTDELVREYLLFRGFTAALKQLDAEIKADREKGFRVDKIVDQLQQFVQSYDLAALRDYWSYLDRRLFSRLEDVYRPTVNKLKTSLFRYYLVHTVQTGRNDKAQEFFLKQASELQNQAEWKDWFVLPFLPAPDSNPTFSTYFSRQWADTFIVSLHNFLSVLFQCMPVPVILNFEAECLRSSLIQEENELLRHKLFALQAESSRMKKEELEVEQEVVHHKLPAYVANMDRLGDSELDMTCSQRSTTHSLQTRGGFLSSFLSQSKKGPSRPPHPSGASPTQTGSMLLGKKEPTNHQSAKGKEGTVSCKDGKSHFSGLVAGESSSLQQRQKRLQEHGKERKELLSKGTFQGQSAEKKTDISTAETELCSELHAEQTETSTKMPVSSAEAVGVRQEQPFIVLSQEEYGEHHSSIMYCRVDCSGRRVASLDVDGVIKVWSFNPIMQTTASSISKSPLLSLEWATKRDRLNHCTPHSHFFHLLLAGFKLLLGSGVGTVRLYDTEAKKNLCEISIDEDMPRILSLACSPSGASFVCSAAAQSPISHMGFSAVSSGGKSMNQVPGKLLLWDTKTMKQQLQFSLEPEPIAINCTAFNHNGNLLVTGAADGIVRLFDMQQHECAMSWKAHDGEVYSVEFSYDENTVYTIGEDGKFIQWNIHKSGLKVSEYDLPSEATGPFVLSGYSGYKQVQFPRGRLFAFDSEGNYMLTCSSTGGVIFKLNGEEKVLESCLSLGGHRAPVVTVDWSTAMDCGTCLTASMDGKIKLTTLLAQKS; translated from the exons atggcggcggcggcggagcggacGGACGAGCTGGTGCGGGAGTATCTGCTCTTCCGCGGCTTCACCGCCGCCCTGAAGCAGCTGGACGCGGAGATCAAGGCGGACCGGGAGAAGGGTTTCCGG GTAGATAAGATAGTGGACCAGCTGCAGCAGTTTGTTCAGAGCTATGATCTGGCAGCCCTTCGGGATTACTGGAGTTATCTTGACCGACGCCTTTTCAGCCGTTTGGAAGATGTGTACCGGCCAACAGTGAACAAGCTGAAAACCAGCTTATTCCGATACTACCTTGTCCATACTGTTCAG ACCGGCCGCAATGACAAGGCGCAGGAGTTTTTCCTCAAGCAGGCCTCTGAGCTCCAGAACCAGGCGGAGTGGAAGGATTGGTTTGTCctgcccttcctccctgccccagacTCCAACCCCACCTTCTCCACCTATTTCTCACGCCAATGGGCAGATACGTTTATTGTGTCTCTGCACAACTTCCTGAGTGTGTTGTTTCAGTGCATG CCAGTTCCAGTCATTTTGAACTTTGAAGCTGAATGTCTCAGGAGCAGTCTCatacaagaagaaaatgaattgtTGCGGCATAAG CTGTTTGCTTTGCAGGCTGAATCCTCCCGCATGAAGAAAGAGGAACTGGAGGTGGAACAAGAAGTTGTGCATCACAAGTTGCCTGCATACGTGGCCAACATGGATCGACTGGGGGACTCTGAGCT tgataTGACCTGCAGCCAGAGGAGTACTACGCATTCTCTTCAGACCCGGGGAGGCtttctgtcctcttttctttctcaaagtaAAAAGGGCCCTTCCAGACCACCCCATCCAAGTGGGGCGTCTCCAACGCAGACTGGCAGTATGCTGCTAGGGAAGAAAGAACCAACAAATCACCAG AGTgccaaaggaaaagaaggaacagtGAGCTGTAAGGACGGGAAGAGCCACTTCAGTGGGTTAGTAGCAGGCGAGTCAAGTTCCCTGCAGCAGCGGCAGAAGCGCTTGCAAGAgcatgggaaggaaaggaaggaactgCTGTCAAAAGGGACCTTTCAG GGCCAAAGTGCTGAGAAGAAAACAGATATTAGCACAGCTGAGACAGAGCTGTGCTCAGAGCTGCATGCTGAGCAAACAGAGACTTCAACCAAAATGCCTGTCAGCAGTGCAGAGGCTGTGGGGGTCCGGCAGGAGCAGCCTTTCATCGTCCTGAGCCAAGAGGAGTATGGGGAGCACCATTCATCCATCATGTACTGCAG GGTTGATTGTTCTGGACGGAGGGTGGCCAGCTTGGATGTGGACGGGGTCATCAAAGTCTGGTCTTTTAACCCCATAATGCAAACTACAGCTTCATCCATTTCCAAATCTCCGTTGCTGTCTCTGGAATGGGCGACCAAGCGTGATCGGCTG AATCATTGTACTCCTCACTCACACTTCTTCCATCTCCTCCTTGCTGGTTTCAAGCTATTGCTTGGCAGTGGGGTTGGGACGGTTCGTCTTTATGACACAGAAGCGAAGAAGAATCTCTGTGAAATCAGCATTGATGAAGACATGCCCAG GATCCTCTCGCTTGCCTGCAGCCCAAGTGGTGCCTCCTTTGTCTGTTCTGCGGCAGCCCAAAGCCCCATCTCCCACATGGGCTTCTCAGCAGTCAGCTCTGGGGGCAAAAGCATGAACCAAGTTCCTGGGAagctgctgctgtgggacacTAAAACAATGAAGCAGCAG CTGCAGTTCTCCCTGGAGCCTGAGCCCATTGCTATTAACTGCACAGCCTTCAACCACAACGGCAACCTGCTGGTCACTGGGGCTGCAGACGGGATTGTTCGTCTCTTTG ATATGCAGCAGCACGAGTGCGCCATGAGCTGGAAGGCACACGATGGGGAAGTCTACTCCGTTGAGTTCAGCTATGATGAGAACACAGTCTACACCATAGGAGAGGATGGCAAG TTTATTCAGTGGAATATTCACAAAAGTGGCTTGAAGGTGTCTGAGTACGATCTTCCCAGCGAAGCTACAGGTCCTTTTGTTCTGTCCGGGTACAGTGGCTACAAGCAAGTCCAATTCCCGCGAGGAAGGCTTTTTGCTTTTGACTCTGAGGGCAACTATATGTTGACGTGTTCTTCTACTGGGGGAGTCATTTTTAAG
- the WDR91 gene encoding WD repeat-containing protein 91 isoform X3 yields the protein MAAAAERTDELVREYLLFRGFTAALKQLDAEIKADREKGFRVDKIVDQLQQFVQSYDLAALRDYWSYLDRRLFSRLEDVYRPTVNKLKTSLFRYYLVHTVQTGRNDKAQEFFLKQASELQNQLFALQAESSRMKKEELEVEQEVVHHKLPAYVANMDRLGDSELDMTCSQRSTTHSLQTRGGFLSSFLSQSKKGPSRPPHPSGASPTQTGSMLLGKKEPTNHQSAKGKEGTVSCKDGKSHFSGLVAGESSSLQQRQKRLQEHGKERKELLSKGTFQGQSAEKKTDISTAETELCSELHAEQTETSTKMPVSSAEAVGVRQEQPFIVLSQEEYGEHHSSIMYCRVDCSGRRVASLDVDGVIKVWSFNPIMQTTASSISKSPLLSLEWATKRDRLNHCTPHSHFFHLLLAGFKLLLGSGVGTVRLYDTEAKKNLCEISIDEDMPRILSLACSPSGASFVCSAAAQSPISHMGFSAVSSGGKSMNQVPGKLLLWDTKTMKQQLQFSLEPEPIAINCTAFNHNGNLLVTGAADGIVRLFDMQQHECAMSWKAHDGEVYSVEFSYDENTVYTIGEDGKFIQWNIHKSGLKVSEYDLPSEATGPFVLSGYSGYKQVQFPRGRLFAFDSEGNYMLTCSSTGGVIFKLNGEEKVLESCLSLGGHRAPVVTVDWSTAMDCGTCLTASMDGKIKLTTLLAQKS from the exons atggcggcggcggcggagcggacGGACGAGCTGGTGCGGGAGTATCTGCTCTTCCGCGGCTTCACCGCCGCCCTGAAGCAGCTGGACGCGGAGATCAAGGCGGACCGGGAGAAGGGTTTCCGG GTAGATAAGATAGTGGACCAGCTGCAGCAGTTTGTTCAGAGCTATGATCTGGCAGCCCTTCGGGATTACTGGAGTTATCTTGACCGACGCCTTTTCAGCCGTTTGGAAGATGTGTACCGGCCAACAGTGAACAAGCTGAAAACCAGCTTATTCCGATACTACCTTGTCCATACTGTTCAG ACCGGCCGCAATGACAAGGCGCAGGAGTTTTTCCTCAAGCAGGCCTCTGAGCTCCAGAACCAG CTGTTTGCTTTGCAGGCTGAATCCTCCCGCATGAAGAAAGAGGAACTGGAGGTGGAACAAGAAGTTGTGCATCACAAGTTGCCTGCATACGTGGCCAACATGGATCGACTGGGGGACTCTGAGCT tgataTGACCTGCAGCCAGAGGAGTACTACGCATTCTCTTCAGACCCGGGGAGGCtttctgtcctcttttctttctcaaagtaAAAAGGGCCCTTCCAGACCACCCCATCCAAGTGGGGCGTCTCCAACGCAGACTGGCAGTATGCTGCTAGGGAAGAAAGAACCAACAAATCACCAG AGTgccaaaggaaaagaaggaacagtGAGCTGTAAGGACGGGAAGAGCCACTTCAGTGGGTTAGTAGCAGGCGAGTCAAGTTCCCTGCAGCAGCGGCAGAAGCGCTTGCAAGAgcatgggaaggaaaggaaggaactgCTGTCAAAAGGGACCTTTCAG GGCCAAAGTGCTGAGAAGAAAACAGATATTAGCACAGCTGAGACAGAGCTGTGCTCAGAGCTGCATGCTGAGCAAACAGAGACTTCAACCAAAATGCCTGTCAGCAGTGCAGAGGCTGTGGGGGTCCGGCAGGAGCAGCCTTTCATCGTCCTGAGCCAAGAGGAGTATGGGGAGCACCATTCATCCATCATGTACTGCAG GGTTGATTGTTCTGGACGGAGGGTGGCCAGCTTGGATGTGGACGGGGTCATCAAAGTCTGGTCTTTTAACCCCATAATGCAAACTACAGCTTCATCCATTTCCAAATCTCCGTTGCTGTCTCTGGAATGGGCGACCAAGCGTGATCGGCTG AATCATTGTACTCCTCACTCACACTTCTTCCATCTCCTCCTTGCTGGTTTCAAGCTATTGCTTGGCAGTGGGGTTGGGACGGTTCGTCTTTATGACACAGAAGCGAAGAAGAATCTCTGTGAAATCAGCATTGATGAAGACATGCCCAG GATCCTCTCGCTTGCCTGCAGCCCAAGTGGTGCCTCCTTTGTCTGTTCTGCGGCAGCCCAAAGCCCCATCTCCCACATGGGCTTCTCAGCAGTCAGCTCTGGGGGCAAAAGCATGAACCAAGTTCCTGGGAagctgctgctgtgggacacTAAAACAATGAAGCAGCAG CTGCAGTTCTCCCTGGAGCCTGAGCCCATTGCTATTAACTGCACAGCCTTCAACCACAACGGCAACCTGCTGGTCACTGGGGCTGCAGACGGGATTGTTCGTCTCTTTG ATATGCAGCAGCACGAGTGCGCCATGAGCTGGAAGGCACACGATGGGGAAGTCTACTCCGTTGAGTTCAGCTATGATGAGAACACAGTCTACACCATAGGAGAGGATGGCAAG TTTATTCAGTGGAATATTCACAAAAGTGGCTTGAAGGTGTCTGAGTACGATCTTCCCAGCGAAGCTACAGGTCCTTTTGTTCTGTCCGGGTACAGTGGCTACAAGCAAGTCCAATTCCCGCGAGGAAGGCTTTTTGCTTTTGACTCTGAGGGCAACTATATGTTGACGTGTTCTTCTACTGGGGGAGTCATTTTTAAG
- the WDR91 gene encoding WD repeat-containing protein 91 isoform X2 gives MAAAAERTDELVREYLLFRGFTAALKQLDAEIKADREKGFRVDKIVDQLQQFVQSYDLAALRDYWSYLDRRLFSRLEDVYRPTVNKLKTSLFRYYLVHTVQTGRNDKAQEFFLKQASELQNQAEWKDWFVLPFLPAPDSNPTFSTYFSRQWADTFIVSLHNFLSVLFQCMPVPVILNFEAECLRSSLIQEENELLRHKLFALQAESSRMKKEELEVEQEVVHHKLPAYVANMDRLGDSELDMTCSQRSTTHSLQTRGGFLSSFLSQSKKGPSRPPHPSGASPTQTGSMLLGKKEPTNHQSAKGKEGTVSCKDGKSHFSGLVAGESSSLQQRQKRLQEHGKERKELLSKGTFQGQSAEKKTDISTAETELCSELHAEQTETSTKMPVSSAEAVGVRQEQPFIVLSQEEYGEHHSSIMYCRVDCSGRRVASLDVDGVIKVWSFNPIMQTTASSISKSPLLSLEWATKRDRLLLLGSGVGTVRLYDTEAKKNLCEISIDEDMPRILSLACSPSGASFVCSAAAQSPISHMGFSAVSSGGKSMNQVPGKLLLWDTKTMKQQLQFSLEPEPIAINCTAFNHNGNLLVTGAADGIVRLFDMQQHECAMSWKAHDGEVYSVEFSYDENTVYTIGEDGKFIQWNIHKSGLKVSEYDLPSEATGPFVLSGYSGYKQVQFPRGRLFAFDSEGNYMLTCSSTGGVIFKLNGEEKVLESCLSLGGHRAPVVTVDWSTAMDCGTCLTASMDGKIKLTTLLAQKS, from the exons atggcggcggcggcggagcggacGGACGAGCTGGTGCGGGAGTATCTGCTCTTCCGCGGCTTCACCGCCGCCCTGAAGCAGCTGGACGCGGAGATCAAGGCGGACCGGGAGAAGGGTTTCCGG GTAGATAAGATAGTGGACCAGCTGCAGCAGTTTGTTCAGAGCTATGATCTGGCAGCCCTTCGGGATTACTGGAGTTATCTTGACCGACGCCTTTTCAGCCGTTTGGAAGATGTGTACCGGCCAACAGTGAACAAGCTGAAAACCAGCTTATTCCGATACTACCTTGTCCATACTGTTCAG ACCGGCCGCAATGACAAGGCGCAGGAGTTTTTCCTCAAGCAGGCCTCTGAGCTCCAGAACCAGGCGGAGTGGAAGGATTGGTTTGTCctgcccttcctccctgccccagacTCCAACCCCACCTTCTCCACCTATTTCTCACGCCAATGGGCAGATACGTTTATTGTGTCTCTGCACAACTTCCTGAGTGTGTTGTTTCAGTGCATG CCAGTTCCAGTCATTTTGAACTTTGAAGCTGAATGTCTCAGGAGCAGTCTCatacaagaagaaaatgaattgtTGCGGCATAAG CTGTTTGCTTTGCAGGCTGAATCCTCCCGCATGAAGAAAGAGGAACTGGAGGTGGAACAAGAAGTTGTGCATCACAAGTTGCCTGCATACGTGGCCAACATGGATCGACTGGGGGACTCTGAGCT tgataTGACCTGCAGCCAGAGGAGTACTACGCATTCTCTTCAGACCCGGGGAGGCtttctgtcctcttttctttctcaaagtaAAAAGGGCCCTTCCAGACCACCCCATCCAAGTGGGGCGTCTCCAACGCAGACTGGCAGTATGCTGCTAGGGAAGAAAGAACCAACAAATCACCAG AGTgccaaaggaaaagaaggaacagtGAGCTGTAAGGACGGGAAGAGCCACTTCAGTGGGTTAGTAGCAGGCGAGTCAAGTTCCCTGCAGCAGCGGCAGAAGCGCTTGCAAGAgcatgggaaggaaaggaaggaactgCTGTCAAAAGGGACCTTTCAG GGCCAAAGTGCTGAGAAGAAAACAGATATTAGCACAGCTGAGACAGAGCTGTGCTCAGAGCTGCATGCTGAGCAAACAGAGACTTCAACCAAAATGCCTGTCAGCAGTGCAGAGGCTGTGGGGGTCCGGCAGGAGCAGCCTTTCATCGTCCTGAGCCAAGAGGAGTATGGGGAGCACCATTCATCCATCATGTACTGCAG GGTTGATTGTTCTGGACGGAGGGTGGCCAGCTTGGATGTGGACGGGGTCATCAAAGTCTGGTCTTTTAACCCCATAATGCAAACTACAGCTTCATCCATTTCCAAATCTCCGTTGCTGTCTCTGGAATGGGCGACCAAGCGTGATCGGCTG CTATTGCTTGGCAGTGGGGTTGGGACGGTTCGTCTTTATGACACAGAAGCGAAGAAGAATCTCTGTGAAATCAGCATTGATGAAGACATGCCCAG GATCCTCTCGCTTGCCTGCAGCCCAAGTGGTGCCTCCTTTGTCTGTTCTGCGGCAGCCCAAAGCCCCATCTCCCACATGGGCTTCTCAGCAGTCAGCTCTGGGGGCAAAAGCATGAACCAAGTTCCTGGGAagctgctgctgtgggacacTAAAACAATGAAGCAGCAG CTGCAGTTCTCCCTGGAGCCTGAGCCCATTGCTATTAACTGCACAGCCTTCAACCACAACGGCAACCTGCTGGTCACTGGGGCTGCAGACGGGATTGTTCGTCTCTTTG ATATGCAGCAGCACGAGTGCGCCATGAGCTGGAAGGCACACGATGGGGAAGTCTACTCCGTTGAGTTCAGCTATGATGAGAACACAGTCTACACCATAGGAGAGGATGGCAAG TTTATTCAGTGGAATATTCACAAAAGTGGCTTGAAGGTGTCTGAGTACGATCTTCCCAGCGAAGCTACAGGTCCTTTTGTTCTGTCCGGGTACAGTGGCTACAAGCAAGTCCAATTCCCGCGAGGAAGGCTTTTTGCTTTTGACTCTGAGGGCAACTATATGTTGACGTGTTCTTCTACTGGGGGAGTCATTTTTAAG